The Pyrus communis chromosome 2, drPyrComm1.1, whole genome shotgun sequence genome includes a window with the following:
- the LOC137726932 gene encoding uncharacterized protein: MVQFHHIRFLSFLIITLAAGLFPGTHAVYYKVTNTAGGTPGGIRFNNKIGADYSRQTLVSATNFIWSLFQQNTAADRKSVSKVTLIVENITGVAYAVNNEIHVSASYIAGYSGDVKREITGVLHHESTHVWQWNGNGQAPGGLIEGIADYVRLKAGYAPSHWVQPGQGDRWDRGYEVTAWFLDYLNSLKSGFVAEMNKKMRSGYNANYFVDILGKNVDQLWSEYKAKYGGR, translated from the coding sequence ATGGTTCAATTTCACCACATCCGTTTCCTCTCATTTCTCATAATAACACTAGCAGCAGGCCTCTTCCCGGGCACCCATGCAGTCTACTATAAAGTCACCAACACCGCAGGGGGAACCCCCGGCGGAATTCGCTTCAACAACAAAATCGGAGCAGACTATAGCAGGCAAACCCTAGTCTCCGCCACCAACTTCATATGGAGCTTGTTCCAGCAAAACACAGCGGCGGACAGAAAGAGCGTCTCCAAGGTAACCTTAATTGTTGAAAACATTACTGGGGTGGCTTACGCCGTCAACAATGAGATCCACGTCAGCGCCAGCTACATAGCTGGTTACTCTGGCGATGTGAAGAGGGAGATCACCGGTGTGCTTCACCATGAGTCAACGCACGTGTGGCAATGGAATGGGAACGGTCAAGCCCCAGGGGGGTTGATTGAGGGAATTGCTGATTATGTGAGGTTGAAGGCAGGGTACGCGCCAAGTCATTGGGTTCAGCCGGGGCAAGGGGATAGGTGGGACCGGGGGTATGAGGTCACTGCTTGGTTTTTAGACTATTTGAATAGTTTGAAAAGTGGGTTTGTAGCTGAAATGAATAAGAAAATGAGAAGTGGTTATAATGCTAATTATTTTGTTGATATTCTGGGGAAGAATGTTGATCAGCTTTGGAGTGAGTACAAGGCCAAGTATGGAGGAAGATGA